Proteins from a genomic interval of Helicoverpa zea isolate HzStark_Cry1AcR chromosome 31, ilHelZeax1.1, whole genome shotgun sequence:
- the LOC124645146 gene encoding uncharacterized protein LOC124645146 isoform X2 has translation MFHPKGLKPHLDPRAYGTPNDSPILGRALCLTPRGSPVPGRVSHLNEKFQDSLTLTSDTDALVAKISAMFPTVSETHIKILLKKYYNREAVVISALQVEKHPITTPGPLTMSPSAVRLQKGAPGLHSALQLAKGMSGSMAGSSHYSPLTGTPHGSPSLLRPASGASSYYGARSVDGQPARHQSPKMKLKYLKSIFPKAEETLILDVLANKDNNVQKASEELIGMGFNKKETIVQQKKEATPLPQKKVVTIMKTMAEKEELKENLQKKYSGIAERVISLALESVDYNEERAEQMLNAVLQEEAAPKVTKVEVKDTRTVTLEPKKGFHAEVRSPSPAPAPPASRRIKTWTEHLKPILKTSSSVEAKFKSQYCSPTKGPNPSLRQGPKDSLLLEDYMPWTGPDPELRSGQSVKTEGPEPRDRPFNLARGPSGLAKGPAGIAKGSLYQKLSKKSAKM, from the exons ATGTTTCATCCGAAGGGACTCAAACCACACCTT GATCCCCGGGCATACGGAACACCGAATGATAGCCCTATCCTGGGCCGGGCGCTATGCCTCACGCCCCGAGGCAGTCCAGTACCCGGACGGGTCTCTCATCTCAACGAGAAGTTCCAAGATTCCTTGACTTTGACCTCTGATACTGATGCCTTGGTAGCCAAGATCAGTGCCATGTTTCCTACCGTCAGCGAAACGCACATCAAGATATTGTTGAAGAA GTACTACAACAGAGAAGCGGTAGTTATATCGGCGTTACAAGTTGAAAAGCACCCCATAACGACGCCGGGGCCTCTCACGATGTCCCCATCAGCTGTGCGACTCCAAAAAGGGGCTCCGGGACTTCATTCTGCTTTGCAACTCGCTAAAGGCATGTCGGGGTCTATGGCGGGGTCTAGCCATTATTCGCCCTTGACGGGCACGCCTCATG GATCTCCATCATTACTGCGGCCAGCGTCAGGTGCTTCCAGCTACTACGGTGCCAGGTCCGTGGATGGCCAGCCGGCGAGACACCAGTCGCCGAAGATGAAACTCAA GTACCTCAAAAGCATATTCCCAAAAGCAGAAGAGACGTTGATCCTAGACGTTCTAGCGAACAAAGATAATAATGTTCAGAAGGCCAGCGAAGAGCTTATAGGTATGGGGTTCAATAAGAAGGAAACTATCGTGCAGCAGAAGAAAGAAGCCACGCCGTTGCCGCAGAAGAAAGTCGTCACAATCATGAAGACGATGGCTGAGAAAGAAGAAT taaAAGAAAATCTGCAAAAGAAATATAGCGGTATAGCGGAACGCGTGATATCTTTAGCACTAGAGAGCGTAGACTACAATGAGGAAAGAGCTGAACAGATGCTCAACGCCGTGCTACAAGAGGAGGCGGCGCCCAAGGTCACGAAGGTCGAGGTCAAGGACACGAGGACGGTGACCTTGGAACCGAAGAAGGG TTTTCACGCGGAGGTGCGGTCCCCGAGCCCGGCGCCAGCTCCACCCGCCTCCCGCCGCATCAAGACGTGGACCGAGCACTTGAA GCCTATTCTGAAGACGAGTAGCAGTGTGGAGGCCAAGTTCAAGTCTCAGTATTGTTCACCCACGAAAGGTCCTAACCCTTCGCTACGACAAGGACCGAAGGACAGTTTGCTATT AGAAGACTACATGCCGTGGACTGGGCCTGACCCAGAGTTACGCAGCGGGCAATCCGTCAAGACCGAAGGACCAGAACCTCGCGATAGGCCGTTCAACCTCGCCCGAGGCCCTTCAGGACTAGCAAAGGGCCCCGCCGGAATCGCTAAAGGCTCCCTCTATCAGAAATTAAGCAAAAAGTCCGCTAAGATGTAA
- the LOC124645146 gene encoding uncharacterized protein LOC124645146 isoform X4 yields MEELRSKHKSLQSAAHHIALECIHPQQSTHGSPYHVHPYPSPVRLQHAFQNTQHSPKMFHPKGLKPHLDPRAYGTPNDSPILGRALCLTPRGSPVPGRVSHLNEKFQDSLTLTSDTDALVAKISAMFPTVSETHIKILLKKYYNREAVVISALQVEKHPITTPGPLTMSPSAVRLQKGAPGLHSALQLAKGMSGSMAGSSHYSPLTGTPHGSPSLLRPASGASSYYGARSVDGQPARHQSPKMKLKYLKSIFPKAEETLILDVLANKDNNVQKASEELIGMGFNKKETIVQQKKEATPLPQKKVVTIMKTMAEKEELKENLQKKYSGIAERVISLALESVDYNEERAEQMLNAVLQEEAAPKVTKVEVKDTRTVTLEPKKGFHAEVRSPSPAPAPPASRRIKTWTEHLKPILKTSSSVEAKFKSQYCSPTKGPNPSLRQGPKDSLLLEDYMPWTGPDPELRSGQSVKTEGPEPRDRPFNLARGPSGLAKGPAGIAKGSLYQKLSKKSAKIIG; encoded by the exons ATGGAGGAGTTGAGGTCCAAACACAAATCACTGCAGAGTGCTGCTCACCACATTGCCCTGGAATGCATCCATCCTCAG CAGTCGACTCACGGGTCACCGTACCACGTTCACCCGTACCCTTCCCCCGTACGGCTCCAGCATGCGTTCCAGAATACCCAGCACAGCCCCAAGATGTTTCATCCGAAGGGACTCAAACCACACCTT GATCCCCGGGCATACGGAACACCGAATGATAGCCCTATCCTGGGCCGGGCGCTATGCCTCACGCCCCGAGGCAGTCCAGTACCCGGACGGGTCTCTCATCTCAACGAGAAGTTCCAAGATTCCTTGACTTTGACCTCTGATACTGATGCCTTGGTAGCCAAGATCAGTGCCATGTTTCCTACCGTCAGCGAAACGCACATCAAGATATTGTTGAAGAA GTACTACAACAGAGAAGCGGTAGTTATATCGGCGTTACAAGTTGAAAAGCACCCCATAACGACGCCGGGGCCTCTCACGATGTCCCCATCAGCTGTGCGACTCCAAAAAGGGGCTCCGGGACTTCATTCTGCTTTGCAACTCGCTAAAGGCATGTCGGGGTCTATGGCGGGGTCTAGCCATTATTCGCCCTTGACGGGCACGCCTCATG GATCTCCATCATTACTGCGGCCAGCGTCAGGTGCTTCCAGCTACTACGGTGCCAGGTCCGTGGATGGCCAGCCGGCGAGACACCAGTCGCCGAAGATGAAACTCAA GTACCTCAAAAGCATATTCCCAAAAGCAGAAGAGACGTTGATCCTAGACGTTCTAGCGAACAAAGATAATAATGTTCAGAAGGCCAGCGAAGAGCTTATAGGTATGGGGTTCAATAAGAAGGAAACTATCGTGCAGCAGAAGAAAGAAGCCACGCCGTTGCCGCAGAAGAAAGTCGTCACAATCATGAAGACGATGGCTGAGAAAGAAGAAT taaAAGAAAATCTGCAAAAGAAATATAGCGGTATAGCGGAACGCGTGATATCTTTAGCACTAGAGAGCGTAGACTACAATGAGGAAAGAGCTGAACAGATGCTCAACGCCGTGCTACAAGAGGAGGCGGCGCCCAAGGTCACGAAGGTCGAGGTCAAGGACACGAGGACGGTGACCTTGGAACCGAAGAAGGG TTTTCACGCGGAGGTGCGGTCCCCGAGCCCGGCGCCAGCTCCACCCGCCTCCCGCCGCATCAAGACGTGGACCGAGCACTTGAA GCCTATTCTGAAGACGAGTAGCAGTGTGGAGGCCAAGTTCAAGTCTCAGTATTGTTCACCCACGAAAGGTCCTAACCCTTCGCTACGACAAGGACCGAAGGACAGTTTGCTATT AGAAGACTACATGCCGTGGACTGGGCCTGACCCAGAGTTACGCAGCGGGCAATCCGTCAAGACCGAAGGACCAGAACCTCGCGATAGGCCGTTCAACCTCGCCCGAGGCCCTTCAGGACTAGCAAAGGGCCCCGCCGGAATCGCTAAAGGCTCCCTCTATCAGAAATTAAGCAAAAAGTCCGCTAAGAT TATCGGCTAA
- the LOC124645406 gene encoding translation initiation factor IF-2-like: MSGEQRKRKCPSKRGQKDLENPGNSRPQAESSATADLSTDSDGNSNPSYNTIHSRNIAALYNRLNANRQMVVENRLQNLADRQQMAAAAIPNIAEYRRRQAAQALRNNAAEQPRRLNAAEQVRLAAGVQNRRAAAEQPQHAVAEQPQHAAAEQPRHAAAEQPRHAAAEQPRQAAAEQPRQAAAEQPQQAAAEQPRPMAAEQPRRAAAEQPRRPATEQPQHAAAEQPRRAAAEQPRRQAAEQPRRASAEIRRPSASGNRRPIPVENRRSSASENRPPAASENRPPAALENRPPAAASENRRPPQLESRNRQTASNSGLPSSSGHQSGSDNGRSNYPETRRPTRPNLADMQNIAPNMIRQPIAVQAPVPVRVPLQPRGQIPQAPRPPPAAAPISDYQALMNIFQGLSLLDSTVRKVRNNTGEFLNLLSSHVTVDSTGNFRRIEPAAIALYVVGAEETGKCCNCNREANTVCGKCRAACYCSSFCLQRDWGNHEDQCNLETLTMVQTSAQQKLRI; encoded by the exons ATGTCTGGGGAACAGCGGAAAAGAAAATGTCCCTCTAAAAGAGGCCAAAAAGACCTGGAAAATCCTGGGAATAGCAGACCTCAGGCCGAGAGCTCTGCTACGGCAGATCTTAGCACTGATTCCGATGGGAACTCTAACCCATCATATAACACCATCCATTCGCGCAACATTGCTGCTCTATATAATCGGCTGAATGCTAATCGACAGATGGTTGTAGAAAATCGCCTTCAGAATCTCGCCGATCGTCAACAGATGGCCGCAGCGGCTATACCGAATATCGCTGAATACCGTAGGCGACAAGCCGCCCAAGCCCTTCGCAATAATGCTGCCGAACAGCCCCGTCGCCTTAATGCTGCCGAACAGGTCCGTCTTGCGGCTGGTGTACAGAACAGACGTGCAGCTGCGGAACAGCCCCAGCATGCGGTTGCGGAACAGCCCCAGCATGCGGCTGCGGAACAGCCTCGGCATGCGGCTGCCGAACAGCCCCGGCATGCGGCTGCCGAACAGCCCCGGCAGGCGGCTGCCGAACAGCCCCGGCAGGCGGCTGCCGAACAGCCCCAGCAGGCGGCTGCCGAACAGCCCCGACCTATGGCTGCTGAACAGCCCAGACGTGCAGCTGCCGAACAGCCCCGTCGTCCAGCTACTGAACAGCCCCAGCATGCGGCTGCCGAACAGCCTCGGCGAGCAGCTGCCGAACAGCCCCGTCGTCAAGCTGCTGAACAACCCCGTCGTGCATCTGCCGAAATCCGACGGCCATCTGCATCTGGTAATCGACGGCCTATTCCGGTCGAAAATCGACGGTCTTCTGCATCCGAAAACCGCCCCCCAGCTGCGTCGGAAAACCGTCCTCCAGCTGCGTTGGAAAACCGCCCACCAGCAGCTGCGTCGGAAAATCGACGTCCTCCCCAGTTAGAGAGTAGAAACCGCCAAACTGCTTCCAACAGTGGACTTCCGTCTTCTTCCGGCCATCAGTCCGGCTCTGATAATGGACGCTCAAATTATCCGGAGACTCGACGTCCAACTCGTCCTAATCTCGCTGATATGCAAAACATTGCTCCCAATATGATACGACAGCCTATCGCTGTGCAAGCTCCAGTGCCAGTCCGGGTTCCTCTGCAACCACGGGGACAGATCCCGCAGGCACCGCGCCCGCCTCCCGCAGCTGCTCCCATCTCGGATTATCAAG CTCTAATGAACATATTTCAAGGGCTTTCACTGCTAGACAGTACTGTCCGCAAAGTTCGAAACAACACTGGAGAATTTCTGAACTTGCTGTCGTCTCACGTTACTGTGGATTCCACGGGGAATTTTAGACGCATCGAGCCTGCAGCGATTGCACTCTATGTAGTGGGTGCAGAGGAAACTGGCAAA TGCTGCAACTGCAACAGAGAGGCAAATACAGTATGCGGAAAATGCCGCGCCGCGTGCTATTGCTCAAGCTTTTGCCTCCAGCGCGACTGGGGAAATCATGAAGATCAGTGCAATCTGGAAACTTTGACCATGGTGCAGACATCGGCTCAGCAGAAACTGCGCATCTAG
- the LOC124645146 gene encoding uncharacterized protein LOC124645146 isoform X3: MFHPKGLKPHLDPRAYGTPNDSPILGRALCLTPRGSPVPGRVSHLNEKFQDSLTLTSDTDALVAKISAMFPTVSETHIKILLKKYYNREAVVISALQVEKHPITTPGPLTMSPSAVRLQKGAPGLHSALQLAKGMSGSMAGSSHYSPLTGTPHGSPSLLRPASGASSYYGARSVDGQPARHQSPKMKLKYLKSIFPKAEETLILDVLANKDNNVQKASEELIGMGFNKKETIVQQKKEATPLPQKKVVTIMKTMAEKEELKENLQKKYSGIAERVISLALESVDYNEERAEQMLNAVLQEEAAPKVTKVEVKDTRTVTLEPKKGPILKTSSSVEAKFKSQYCSPTKGPNPSLRQGPKDSLLLEDYMPWTGPDPELRSGQSVKTEGPEPRDRPFNLARGPSGLAKGPAGIAKGSLYQKLSKKSAKIIG; this comes from the exons ATGTTTCATCCGAAGGGACTCAAACCACACCTT GATCCCCGGGCATACGGAACACCGAATGATAGCCCTATCCTGGGCCGGGCGCTATGCCTCACGCCCCGAGGCAGTCCAGTACCCGGACGGGTCTCTCATCTCAACGAGAAGTTCCAAGATTCCTTGACTTTGACCTCTGATACTGATGCCTTGGTAGCCAAGATCAGTGCCATGTTTCCTACCGTCAGCGAAACGCACATCAAGATATTGTTGAAGAA GTACTACAACAGAGAAGCGGTAGTTATATCGGCGTTACAAGTTGAAAAGCACCCCATAACGACGCCGGGGCCTCTCACGATGTCCCCATCAGCTGTGCGACTCCAAAAAGGGGCTCCGGGACTTCATTCTGCTTTGCAACTCGCTAAAGGCATGTCGGGGTCTATGGCGGGGTCTAGCCATTATTCGCCCTTGACGGGCACGCCTCATG GATCTCCATCATTACTGCGGCCAGCGTCAGGTGCTTCCAGCTACTACGGTGCCAGGTCCGTGGATGGCCAGCCGGCGAGACACCAGTCGCCGAAGATGAAACTCAA GTACCTCAAAAGCATATTCCCAAAAGCAGAAGAGACGTTGATCCTAGACGTTCTAGCGAACAAAGATAATAATGTTCAGAAGGCCAGCGAAGAGCTTATAGGTATGGGGTTCAATAAGAAGGAAACTATCGTGCAGCAGAAGAAAGAAGCCACGCCGTTGCCGCAGAAGAAAGTCGTCACAATCATGAAGACGATGGCTGAGAAAGAAGAAT taaAAGAAAATCTGCAAAAGAAATATAGCGGTATAGCGGAACGCGTGATATCTTTAGCACTAGAGAGCGTAGACTACAATGAGGAAAGAGCTGAACAGATGCTCAACGCCGTGCTACAAGAGGAGGCGGCGCCCAAGGTCACGAAGGTCGAGGTCAAGGACACGAGGACGGTGACCTTGGAACCGAAGAAGGG GCCTATTCTGAAGACGAGTAGCAGTGTGGAGGCCAAGTTCAAGTCTCAGTATTGTTCACCCACGAAAGGTCCTAACCCTTCGCTACGACAAGGACCGAAGGACAGTTTGCTATT AGAAGACTACATGCCGTGGACTGGGCCTGACCCAGAGTTACGCAGCGGGCAATCCGTCAAGACCGAAGGACCAGAACCTCGCGATAGGCCGTTCAACCTCGCCCGAGGCCCTTCAGGACTAGCAAAGGGCCCCGCCGGAATCGCTAAAGGCTCCCTCTATCAGAAATTAAGCAAAAAGTCCGCTAAGAT TATCGGCTAA
- the LOC124645146 gene encoding uncharacterized protein LOC124645146 isoform X1: MFHPKGLKPHLDPRAYGTPNDSPILGRALCLTPRGSPVPGRVSHLNEKFQDSLTLTSDTDALVAKISAMFPTVSETHIKILLKKYYNREAVVISALQVEKHPITTPGPLTMSPSAVRLQKGAPGLHSALQLAKGMSGSMAGSSHYSPLTGTPHGSPSLLRPASGASSYYGARSVDGQPARHQSPKMKLKYLKSIFPKAEETLILDVLANKDNNVQKASEELIGMGFNKKETIVQQKKEATPLPQKKVVTIMKTMAEKEELKENLQKKYSGIAERVISLALESVDYNEERAEQMLNAVLQEEAAPKVTKVEVKDTRTVTLEPKKGFHAEVRSPSPAPAPPASRRIKTWTEHLKPILKTSSSVEAKFKSQYCSPTKGPNPSLRQGPKDSLLLEDYMPWTGPDPELRSGQSVKTEGPEPRDRPFNLARGPSGLAKGPAGIAKGSLYQKLSKKSAKIIG; encoded by the exons ATGTTTCATCCGAAGGGACTCAAACCACACCTT GATCCCCGGGCATACGGAACACCGAATGATAGCCCTATCCTGGGCCGGGCGCTATGCCTCACGCCCCGAGGCAGTCCAGTACCCGGACGGGTCTCTCATCTCAACGAGAAGTTCCAAGATTCCTTGACTTTGACCTCTGATACTGATGCCTTGGTAGCCAAGATCAGTGCCATGTTTCCTACCGTCAGCGAAACGCACATCAAGATATTGTTGAAGAA GTACTACAACAGAGAAGCGGTAGTTATATCGGCGTTACAAGTTGAAAAGCACCCCATAACGACGCCGGGGCCTCTCACGATGTCCCCATCAGCTGTGCGACTCCAAAAAGGGGCTCCGGGACTTCATTCTGCTTTGCAACTCGCTAAAGGCATGTCGGGGTCTATGGCGGGGTCTAGCCATTATTCGCCCTTGACGGGCACGCCTCATG GATCTCCATCATTACTGCGGCCAGCGTCAGGTGCTTCCAGCTACTACGGTGCCAGGTCCGTGGATGGCCAGCCGGCGAGACACCAGTCGCCGAAGATGAAACTCAA GTACCTCAAAAGCATATTCCCAAAAGCAGAAGAGACGTTGATCCTAGACGTTCTAGCGAACAAAGATAATAATGTTCAGAAGGCCAGCGAAGAGCTTATAGGTATGGGGTTCAATAAGAAGGAAACTATCGTGCAGCAGAAGAAAGAAGCCACGCCGTTGCCGCAGAAGAAAGTCGTCACAATCATGAAGACGATGGCTGAGAAAGAAGAAT taaAAGAAAATCTGCAAAAGAAATATAGCGGTATAGCGGAACGCGTGATATCTTTAGCACTAGAGAGCGTAGACTACAATGAGGAAAGAGCTGAACAGATGCTCAACGCCGTGCTACAAGAGGAGGCGGCGCCCAAGGTCACGAAGGTCGAGGTCAAGGACACGAGGACGGTGACCTTGGAACCGAAGAAGGG TTTTCACGCGGAGGTGCGGTCCCCGAGCCCGGCGCCAGCTCCACCCGCCTCCCGCCGCATCAAGACGTGGACCGAGCACTTGAA GCCTATTCTGAAGACGAGTAGCAGTGTGGAGGCCAAGTTCAAGTCTCAGTATTGTTCACCCACGAAAGGTCCTAACCCTTCGCTACGACAAGGACCGAAGGACAGTTTGCTATT AGAAGACTACATGCCGTGGACTGGGCCTGACCCAGAGTTACGCAGCGGGCAATCCGTCAAGACCGAAGGACCAGAACCTCGCGATAGGCCGTTCAACCTCGCCCGAGGCCCTTCAGGACTAGCAAAGGGCCCCGCCGGAATCGCTAAAGGCTCCCTCTATCAGAAATTAAGCAAAAAGTCCGCTAAGAT TATCGGCTAA